A single region of the Chrysoperla carnea chromosome 5, inChrCarn1.1, whole genome shotgun sequence genome encodes:
- the LOC123301437 gene encoding hemolymph lipopolysaccharide-binding protein-like, with translation MVIELDDARRMCNGEGGYLAIVNSPGEAEFLQTLMNYYPISCISDADKLEAFIGIHDYFQAGRYVTIDGRNIEKSGYQYWNDGEPNNIGDERCGAIYRFNGRLNNLRCHDKHTYICEYKRPPGGVVVLG, from the exons ATGGTGATAGAATTGGATGATGCAAGAAGAATGTGTAATGGTGAAGGAGGCTATCTAGCAATAGTTAATTCGCCTGGTGAAGCTGAATTCCTACAAACTTTGATGAATTATTATCCAATCTCATGTATAAGTGATGCGGATAAACTGGAAGCTTTCATAGGAATACATGATTATTTTCAAGCGGGACGCTACGTTACAATTGATG gtcgaaatatAGAAAAATCAGGTTATCAATATTGGAATGATGGTGAACCGAATAATATAGGGGACGAAAGATGTGGCGCTATATATCGTTTCAATGGCCGTTTAAACAATTTAAGATGTCAtgataaacatacatatatctGTGAATACAAGCGTCCACCAGGAGGTGTAGTT